From Bacillus pumilus, one genomic window encodes:
- a CDS encoding ABC transporter permease, with protein MNALFTILREQISSFPLIMRLAVYETKSKYQMNYLGVLWQFLNPLMQMLAYWFVFGMGIRGGQPIDIGGMGVPFIIWMLAGLIPWFFISPTILDGSNSVFKRINMVSKMNFPISALPSVVIMSNLFSYFVMMGVYLIVLISYGIYPDAHWLQYIYYLICMIAFMFSFSLFNSTISVLVRDYQFLLQSVTRLLFFLLPIFWNISEKLTGDKAWIGDILRLNPLFYIIDGFRNSLLKGEWFFHDVKYTLYFWLITLLLLTVGSLLHMKFRDKFVDFL; from the coding sequence ATGAATGCATTGTTTACGATATTAAGGGAGCAAATCAGCTCATTTCCGCTGATTATGCGCCTTGCTGTTTATGAAACAAAATCAAAATATCAGATGAATTATTTAGGTGTTTTATGGCAGTTTTTAAATCCATTAATGCAAATGCTGGCTTACTGGTTTGTTTTTGGTATGGGAATTCGCGGAGGACAGCCAATTGACATTGGGGGGATGGGAGTTCCATTTATCATCTGGATGCTTGCTGGATTAATCCCCTGGTTCTTCATTAGTCCGACGATACTTGATGGATCAAACAGTGTGTTTAAACGCATTAATATGGTATCGAAAATGAATTTTCCGATTAGTGCGCTGCCGTCTGTAGTGATTATGTCCAACTTGTTCAGCTACTTTGTGATGATGGGTGTCTATCTGATTGTGCTCATTTCCTATGGCATATATCCTGATGCGCACTGGCTGCAATATATATACTATCTTATTTGTATGATCGCGTTTATGTTTTCGTTTAGTTTGTTTAATTCCACGATTAGCGTACTCGTGAGAGACTATCAATTTCTTTTACAATCAGTGACACGATTGCTTTTCTTTTTGCTGCCGATTTTTTGGAATATCTCAGAGAAGCTCACTGGAGACAAAGCATGGATCGGGGATATATTAAGATTGAATCCTCTTTTCTACATTATTGATGGTTTTAGAAATAGCTTGTTAAAGGGAGAATGGTTCTTCCATGATGTGAAATATACGCTTTATTTTTGGCTGATCACGCTACTTCTTTTAACAGTCGGTTCATTGCTTCATATGAAATTTAGGGATAAATTTGTCGATTTTCTTTAA